The genomic segment CCCGGTCGCCGACCCGCAGCGCGTCGACGTCGGCGCAGGCCACCTCGGTGAGCACCCGGGGGCCGTCGTCGATGTCCACCCAGGCCACCACGTAGGGCACCCGGGCGGCGAAGAACGGGTGCGCGTGCCGGCGTACCACGGTGAACGTGTAGACGGTCCCGCCGACCGGGTCGGGCAGGGTCTCCCAGGTGAGTTCGAGGGCCCCGCAGTACGGGCAGTGCGCCCGCGGGTACCAGACGACCCGCCGGCAGTCCGGGCACCGGGGCACCCGGAACTCCCGGTGGCGGGTCCCCTCGTAGAACTCGCCGGCGTCGGGGCCGAGCCACTCCGGCATCGGCCGGCTGGGCGCCGCGCTTCCCTGCGCGCCCGTCGCCGCGTTCGCCTCGGCGCTCGCTGCCGCGTTCGGCTCGGCGCTCATCGGTGCGCTCCGAGGATGACCGTCGCGCTGGCGTGCCGGGTGCCGAGGGTGCCGCCGTTGCCGTGCGCGACCGCCAACTGCGCGCCCGGCACCTGCGCCGTCGAGCCGCCCCGCAGCTGCCGGACCGCCTCGATCAGCAGGAAGATGCCCCGCATTCCCGGGTGCGAGGAGGAGAGCCCGCCGCCGTCGGTGTTCAGCGCCGGCCCGCCGGGCTGGTCGAACCGCAACCGTCCGCCTGCCACGTAGGCACCGCCCTCTCCCTTGGCGCAGAATCCCAGGTCCTCAAGTGCCGCCAGCACGGTGATGGTGAACGAGTCGTAGATCATGGCGACGTCGATGTCGGCCGGGGAGACCCCGGCCGAGCCGAACGCGTCGGCACCGCTGCGCCGGGCCGCGGTGGTGGTGATGTCCGAGCCGGTGGCGACGAATCCGGTCGCCTCGCCGCCGCCCAGGATCCAGACCGGTGGCTGCCGGCAGTCGACCGCGACCTCCGGCGCCGCGATCACCACCGCGCCGGCACCGTCGGTCACCAGGCAGCAGTCGAGCACCCGCAACGGGTCGGCGACCGCCCGGGACGCCAACACCTTCTCGATGGTCAACTCACCGGTGTTGCGGATACCGAGATCGCCGAGGCCGCGTACGGCGTCGGGATTGCGGGTCGCGTGGTACCGGCTGGTGACCGCGATCTCGGCCAACTGGGCCGGCGTCGTGCCGTACTCGTGCAGGTGGCGGGTCGCCAGCATCGCGTAGTTCCCGGCGACCGGCAGCCCCCACGGGGTCTCCAGCTCGCTTATCACGTCGGGGTAGCCGACCTGCGGGGCCGAGGTGCCGATGGCCCGCCCGGCGCTGCGCGAGCGGGAGCCGTAGGTCAGCAGGGCGACCCGGGCCCGGCCGGCCGCGATGTCGCGGGTGGCGTGCAGGGCGTGCGACTCGTACGAGGCGCCGGCGAAGTTGGTGCCGTCGAACGCCCGCGCGGTGACGCCGAGGTACTCCGGGGTGCTCAGCAGGCTGAGTCGCCCGGTCTCGGGCACGTCGTAGATGGCGTCGACATCCGCGAGGGTGAGACCCGCGTCGGCGAGTGCCCCGAGGGCGCAGCTCGCCTTCATGCGCATCTCGGTGGTGCCGGGAGCGACCCGGTCGGGATACTCGTGGATGCCGACGACGGCGGCTGCGGCGGGCATGCTCACCTCCTCGGTTCAGGCATGGACCCGGCGGAGGAACGACTTCAGCCGGTCCGTGCGGGGGTCGTCCAACATCTGTTCCGTGGTACCGGATTCGACGACCACGCCGTTGTCCATGAACAGGCAGCGGTCGGCGACCTCCCGGGCGAAGTCGATCTCGTGGCTGACCACCATCATCGTCATCCCGCTGGTGGCCAGGTCGCGCATGACGCTCAGCACCTCGCCGACCAGTTCCGGGTCGAGCGCGCTGGTCGGCTCGTCGAAGAGCATCAGCTTCGGCTCCATGGCCAGCGCGCGGGCGATGGCCACCCGTTGCTGCTGACCGCCGGAGAGCTGGCGCGGATACCGGCCCCCCAGGTCGGCCAGCCCGACCCGGGCCAGCAGGTTCTGTGCCCGCTCGCTGGCGACCGCGGCCGACTCGCCCTTGACCTGGCGCGGGGCGAGCGTGATGTTCTTCTCCACGGTCAGGTGGTTGAAGAGGTGGAACTGCTGGAACACCATGCCCATCTGGGCCTGCTGCCTGGCTATCTCGGCGGCGGTGCGCTCCCGCAGCCGCCCCTTGCGGTCCCGCCGGTAGCCGAGCTGCTCGCCCTGGAAGAACATCGCCCCGGCGTCGATCTTTTCCAGCTGCTGGATGCACCGCACCAGAGTGGACTTCCCGGAGCCCGACGGCCCGAGCACCACCACCACCTCGCCGCGCCGGACCTGTACGTCGACGCCGTCGAGGGCGACGTACCGGCCGAACCGCTTGTGTACGCCGTGCACCCGCAGGATCGCCTCATCCGTCATAGCTCCGCGGCCTTCCTCGCCGGTGCGCCCTCCAGCGCCTCGCCCTGTTGCTTGGCCGTCCAGCCGGCCGTCGAACGTTCGAACCGGCGCTCGATGTAGCGCTGTCCGACGTCGAGTACCGAGATGAGCACGAAGTACCAGATGCAGGCCACCAGCAGCAGCGGCACCACCTGGAAGGTGCGGTCGTAGATGCGCGACACCTGGTAGAGCAGGTCCGACACGGCGACGGTGCTCACCAGGGCGGTGCCCTTGAGCATGCCGATCACCTGGTTGGTGGTGGGCGGCACGATGAACCGCATCGCCTGCGGCAGGATGATCAGCCGGAACGCCTTGCGGCCGTTGAGGCCGAGCGCCCGGGAGGCGTCCCGCTGGCCCGGGTCGACGGAGATCAGGCCGGCCCGGACCACCTCCGACATGTAGGCCCCCTCGTGCAGGGCGAGCCCGAGAATGGCCGCCGTGAACGGGGAGATCACGTCGTTGGAGCTGGTGTGCCCGAAGGACGGCCCGAACGGGATGCCGATCGACAGCTCGGGCACCAGGTAGGCCAGGTTGAACCAGAAGATCAGCTGGACCAGCAGCGGTACGCCGTAGAAGAAGCGGGTGAAGCCCCAGGCCGCCGAGGAGAGCAACCCGAACGACGACATCCGCATGGCGGCGATGGCGATGCCGATGGCGATGCCGAGCACCATGCAGATGGCGGTCAGCAGGACGGTGGTGCGTACCCCCTGCAGCACCAGCGGGTCGAAGAGGTACTCCCAGACCACCCCCCACTGGAAGCGTTCGTTGCGCACCAGGAAGGTGCCGAACTGCGCGAGCAGCACCACCATGAGGAGGGCGGCGACGATGCGCCCCGGGCGGATACGGCGGACCGCCCCCGTGACGTCGTCGGACGTCCCGGGGGCCAGGCCGCTGTCCACCTGTGTGGTTTGCGATGTCACGAGCCAGCCTCCCGGCCGTCAGCTCGACGCGGAGGGCGACGGCGCCGCGCCGCCGCCGGTCAGCGGGTTCAGCAGCGGAGCGTCGATCTGCGCGTCCTGCAGGCCCCACTCGGTCATGATCGATTCGTAGGTGCCGTCGGTCCAGAGCTGCTTCATGGCGCCGAAGATCGCGTCCCGCAGCTGGTCGTTGCCCTTGTTCATCTCGGCGGCCAACGGCGTCGCCCGGAACGGCTCGTCCCGCAGGATGATGTACTTGAACCGGTCCGGCGCCTGCTTGACGGCGTAGGCGGCGTCGATCGGTGTGGTGAAGTACGCGTCGACCCGACCCGCGGTCAGCGCCACCTGCAGGTCGGCCCGGCTGCCGAGCTCGAAGGCCTTCGGCTCCTCGCGGCCGGCCCCGGAGCAGACCGTCTTCAGGGTCTCGAAGGCCGCCTCGAACGGCGCGCTGCCGGCGACGTGGGCCAGCTGGCGGCCGCACAGATCCTGCGCGCTGGTGTAGTTCTCCGCCGGGTCGTACACGAACGTCGGCACCGAGAAGGTCCAGGTGATGACGTCGAAGGTCTGCTCCCGCTCGGGCGTGACGGCCAGTCCGCCCCAGGCCATGTCGTAGCGTCCGGACTGGATGCTCGGGATGACGTCGGCGAAGCTGGAAACGACCGGCTGTTCGATCTTCACGCCGAGCAGTTTCTCCATCGCCGCGGCGAAGTCGGGCTGGACGCCGGTCAGCGGCGCGTTGGCGGACTCCTGCATGCGCAGCGGGGCCTGGATGTCGCCGACCCAGGTCAGCGAGCCGCGCTGCTTGATCTCCTCGGGCAACTGGTCGAAGAAGGGGGCAGCGGTGCCGGCGACGGTCGGCTCGTCGTCCGAGTTGTCGTCGGAGGATCCGCAGGCCGACGCGACGACGACGGCCAGGACTAGGGGTAGGACGCGGGCGGTCCGGAGGGTTCTGGATGACATCGGCGCTCCTCGGCAGATTCGAGCGTGCCGCTCTTGTTGGTGGTAGAGAATCGCACCGGGCCGACGGGGGCTCCGGTGCCTGTGCCGCCAGGCGGAACCGGTGTTTCGGCCACTGGTCGGAGGCGTTTCGCGCACTGGAACGGACGGCCGTCGAGCGGCCTGAGGTGCACTTCAATCCAGACGATGGGACCGACTTCCGCGCTGGCCGAACGGGTGGCCCGACTCAACCTCGCCGCCGTGCCGGCGGCCGCGGTCGACGCCGCCCGGGCCGCGCTCATCGACGGCGTCGGCGTCGCGATCGCCGGCTCCACCCACCAGCTGGGTCGGCTGGTGTCCGGGTACGTCGACGAGCTGGGTTGCGCGCCGGTCGCCGGCACGCTGGCCGGCGGGCGACCCACCTCGGCCGAGAACTCGGCCCTGGTGGGCGGGGTGGCCGGCCACGCGCTGGACTTCGACGACACCTGGATGCCGGGCGGCGGCACCGACCAGGCAACCGCGTCGCACCCGACCTGTTCCCTGGTGCCGGTGCTTGTCGCGCTGGGGCAGGACGGCACCACGACCGGGGCCGCGCTCGTCGAGTCGCTGCTGGCCGGGTTGGAGGCGCACGGCAAGGTGGGCTTCCCGGGGCGTACCACGATCCGGGCCGGCTGGCATGGTTCGGCGGTCTTCGGCGCGGTCGGCGCCGCCGTCACGGCGGCCCGACTGACCGGGTTGGACCCGGCCGGCATCCGGACCACCATCGCCCTCGCCGTGACGCACGCCGGTGGGCTCAACGTCAACCGCGGCACGATGGCCAAGCCGTACCAGATCGGCAACGTCGCCGCCGGCGCGGTGCGGGCCGCCGCGCTGGCCGCCCGCGGTTTCACCGCGGCCGGCGACGTCCTGGAGGGGCGGCACGGCTTCGCCCACGCCTTCCTCGACGACGCCCACTGGCACCCCGACCGCTTCGTGGCCAGCCTGGACGGCCCGCTGTCGGTGCTCGACCCGGGCATCGACATGAAGCGGTACGCGTCCTGCCTCTTCACCCACCGGGCGCTCGACGCGACGCTGGAGATGGTGGAGCGCCACCAGGTGGCGGCGGCCGACGTGGACCGGATCGCCGTGACCACCTCGCCCGGCAGCATCGTCGACCGGCCGGCTCCCCGCTCCGGGCTGGAGGGCAAGTTCAGCCTCCAGTTCACGGTCGCCCAGGCGGTGCTGCACCGCCGGGTCGGGTTCCGCCAGTTCGACGACGCGGCCCTGCGTGACCCGGCGCTCGTCGACCTGATGAACCGGGTCGACGTGGTGGCCGACCCGGCACTCACCTCCGACTACGCGCTGGTGCCCCGCCCGGTGCGGATCCGGCTCCGGTCCGGGACGGAGCTGGCCGACCCGGTCGCCATCGGCACCGACGCGTGGTGCCGGCGGATGTCGGCGGGCGAGCTGGCCGACAAGTACCTCGACAACACCGGGCCGGTGCTGGGGGCCGAGCCGGCCCGTCGCTCCCTCGACCTGCTCGCCCGGGCGGAGCGGCTGACCGCCGACCAGGTCGGCGAGCTGCTCGCGATCCTGACCAGTCCGCAACGGAACGGAGTGTCCCCATGAGCTACGAACACCTCGTCTACACCCGGCGGGACCGGGTCGGCCACGTCCTGCTGAACCGGCCCCGGCAACTCAACGCGCTCAACCAGCGGCTGCAGCAGGAGCTCTGGGAGGTCGTCAACGAGGCGGAGGACGACCCGGAGGTGGGCGTACTTGTCTTCAGTGGCGCGCCCAGGCCGGACGGCCGGGGTGCCTTCAGCGCCGGCGCCGACATGAAGGAGATGGCGACCGCCGCCGACCCGGGGGCGTCTCCGGAGGGGGTGGCCGAGCTGGTGCGCCTGGTGATGAGCCGGGAGCCGGTCTTCACCCCGCCGCTGGTCGCCCTCTGCAGTCGGCTGGAGACCATGCGCACCCCGTCGATCGCGGCGATCGACGGGGTCTGCACCGCGGGCGGACTCGAACTCGCCCTGGCCTGCGACATCCGGCTGGCGGCCGACACCGCGCAGATCAGTGACCTGCACATGAAGAACCTTGGCCACATCGGCGGCGGTGGTGTCTCGGTACGCCTGGCGCGGACCGTCGGTTCGGCCTGGGCGAAGCAGATCATGTTCACCGGCGAGCCGATCGAGCCGGCGACGGCGCTGCGGATCGGCCTGGTCAACGAGGTGTTCCCCCGCGACGGCCTGCTCGATGCGGCGTTCGGCCTGGCGGCCAAGGTGGCCGCCCGCCGGCCGGAGGCGCTGGCGATGGCGAAGTCGGTGATGCTGGCCGCCGCGGACCTGGATCTGGAGACCGCGCTGCGCTACTCGCTGGTCGGCCGGGCGTCGCTCTACAGCCGGTCCGGCTATCAGTCGTTCGCCGAGCGGTAGCGCACGATGGCCTCCT from the Solwaraspora sp. WMMD1047 genome contains:
- a CDS encoding OB-fold domain-containing protein → MSAEPNAAASAEANAATGAQGSAAPSRPMPEWLGPDAGEFYEGTRHREFRVPRCPDCRRVVWYPRAHCPYCGALELTWETLPDPVGGTVYTFTVVRRHAHPFFAARVPYVVAWVDIDDGPRVLTEVACADVDALRVGDRVVLDWEPQEAFNLHTFVRVPS
- a CDS encoding amino acid ABC transporter ATP-binding protein; the encoded protein is MTDEAILRVHGVHKRFGRYVALDGVDVQVRRGEVVVVLGPSGSGKSTLVRCIQQLEKIDAGAMFFQGEQLGYRRDRKGRLRERTAAEIARQQAQMGMVFQQFHLFNHLTVEKNITLAPRQVKGESAAVASERAQNLLARVGLADLGGRYPRQLSGGQQQRVAIARALAMEPKLMLFDEPTSALDPELVGEVLSVMRDLATSGMTMMVVSHEIDFAREVADRCLFMDNGVVVESGTTEQMLDDPRTDRLKSFLRRVHA
- a CDS encoding thiolase — its product is MPAAAAVVGIHEYPDRVAPGTTEMRMKASCALGALADAGLTLADVDAIYDVPETGRLSLLSTPEYLGVTARAFDGTNFAGASYESHALHATRDIAAGRARVALLTYGSRSRSAGRAIGTSAPQVGYPDVISELETPWGLPVAGNYAMLATRHLHEYGTTPAQLAEIAVTSRYHATRNPDAVRGLGDLGIRNTGELTIEKVLASRAVADPLRVLDCCLVTDGAGAVVIAAPEVAVDCRQPPVWILGGGEATGFVATGSDITTTAARRSGADAFGSAGVSPADIDVAMIYDSFTITVLAALEDLGFCAKGEGGAYVAGGRLRFDQPGGPALNTDGGGLSSSHPGMRGIFLLIEAVRQLRGGSTAQVPGAQLAVAHGNGGTLGTRHASATVILGAHR
- a CDS encoding enoyl-CoA hydratase/isomerase family protein, which gives rise to MSYEHLVYTRRDRVGHVLLNRPRQLNALNQRLQQELWEVVNEAEDDPEVGVLVFSGAPRPDGRGAFSAGADMKEMATAADPGASPEGVAELVRLVMSREPVFTPPLVALCSRLETMRTPSIAAIDGVCTAGGLELALACDIRLAADTAQISDLHMKNLGHIGGGGVSVRLARTVGSAWAKQIMFTGEPIEPATALRIGLVNEVFPRDGLLDAAFGLAAKVAARRPEALAMAKSVMLAAADLDLETALRYSLVGRASLYSRSGYQSFAER
- a CDS encoding transporter substrate-binding domain-containing protein: MSSRTLRTARVLPLVLAVVVASACGSSDDNSDDEPTVAGTAAPFFDQLPEEIKQRGSLTWVGDIQAPLRMQESANAPLTGVQPDFAAAMEKLLGVKIEQPVVSSFADVIPSIQSGRYDMAWGGLAVTPEREQTFDVITWTFSVPTFVYDPAENYTSAQDLCGRQLAHVAGSAPFEAAFETLKTVCSGAGREEPKAFELGSRADLQVALTAGRVDAYFTTPIDAAYAVKQAPDRFKYIILRDEPFRATPLAAEMNKGNDQLRDAIFGAMKQLWTDGTYESIMTEWGLQDAQIDAPLLNPLTGGGAAPSPSASS
- a CDS encoding amino acid ABC transporter permease; translated protein: MTSQTTQVDSGLAPGTSDDVTGAVRRIRPGRIVAALLMVVLLAQFGTFLVRNERFQWGVVWEYLFDPLVLQGVRTTVLLTAICMVLGIAIGIAIAAMRMSSFGLLSSAAWGFTRFFYGVPLLVQLIFWFNLAYLVPELSIGIPFGPSFGHTSSNDVISPFTAAILGLALHEGAYMSEVVRAGLISVDPGQRDASRALGLNGRKAFRLIILPQAMRFIVPPTTNQVIGMLKGTALVSTVAVSDLLYQVSRIYDRTFQVVPLLLVACIWYFVLISVLDVGQRYIERRFERSTAGWTAKQQGEALEGAPARKAAEL
- a CDS encoding MmgE/PrpD family protein codes for the protein MGPTSALAERVARLNLAAVPAAAVDAARAALIDGVGVAIAGSTHQLGRLVSGYVDELGCAPVAGTLAGGRPTSAENSALVGGVAGHALDFDDTWMPGGGTDQATASHPTCSLVPVLVALGQDGTTTGAALVESLLAGLEAHGKVGFPGRTTIRAGWHGSAVFGAVGAAVTAARLTGLDPAGIRTTIALAVTHAGGLNVNRGTMAKPYQIGNVAAGAVRAAALAARGFTAAGDVLEGRHGFAHAFLDDAHWHPDRFVASLDGPLSVLDPGIDMKRYASCLFTHRALDATLEMVERHQVAAADVDRIAVTTSPGSIVDRPAPRSGLEGKFSLQFTVAQAVLHRRVGFRQFDDAALRDPALVDLMNRVDVVADPALTSDYALVPRPVRIRLRSGTELADPVAIGTDAWCRRMSAGELADKYLDNTGPVLGAEPARRSLDLLARAERLTADQVGELLAILTSPQRNGVSP